The segment attctagacttttccatacttttatgtgtccaaaccatagtaaaattccatgtgttcaaggtatggtaatattttttttgtgaaagcttgaggaccaataggtcatagctagagggaccctatcacagctcgagagagccatcacagctgaaaaagtctaggactccaaaccatggtaaaattctagacttttccatacttttatgtgtccaaaccatagtaaaatttcatgtgttcaaggtatggtaatattttttatgaaagcttgaggaccaatagttcatagctagagggaccccatcacacctcgagggaccctgtcacagctcgagatagcctatcacagttgaaaaagtctaggactccaaaccatggtaaaattctagacttttccataattttatgtgtccaaaccatagtaaaattccatgtgttcaaggtatggtaatattttttttgaaagcttgaggaccaataggtcatagctagagggaccctatcacagctcgagagagccatcacagctgaaaaagtctaggactccaaaccatggtaaaattctagacttttccatacttttatgtgtccaaaccatagtaaaattccatgtgttcaaggtatggtaatattttttttgaaagcttgaggactaatagttcatagctagagggaccccatcacacctcgagggaccctgtcacagctcgagatagcctatcacaACTGAAAAAGTCTacgactccaaaccatggtaaaattctagacttttccatacttttatgtgtccaaaccatagtaaaatttcATGTGTTcgaggtatggtaatatttttttttgaaagcttgaggaccaatagttcatagctagagggaccccatcacacctcgagggaccctgtcacagctcgagatagcctatcacagctgaaaaagtctaagattccaaaccatggtaaaattctagacttttacatacttttatgtgtccaaaccatagtaaaattctatgtgttcaaggtatggtaatatttttttgtgaaagcttgaggaccaatagttcatagctagagggaccccatcACAACTCGAGGGACCCTGTCACAGCTCGAGATAGaatatcacagctgaaaaagtctaggactccaaaccatggtaaaattctagacttttccatacttttatgtgtccaaactaTAGTAAAATTCCTTGTGTTCAAAGtgtggtaatattttttgtgaaagcttgaggaccactCTATCAGCtaaaaaagtctaggactccaaactaTGATAAAATTCTatacttttccatacttttatgtgttcaaaccatagtaaaattccatatGTTCAAGGCATGGTAATGTTTTTTGTGAAAGGTTGAGGACCTATAGGTCACAcctagagggaccctatcacagctTGAGAGAGCCTCTCACAGCTTGGTGGAAGCTATCACAGTTATAGGGACACGTCatagctgaaaaagtctaggtcaccaaaccatggtaaaattctaggctttttcatacttttatgtgtccaaaccataataaaattccatgtgttcgagctatgataatattttttttgaaagcttgaggaccgaCAGGTCACACCTGGAGGGACCCTACCATACCTggagggaccctatcacagctcgagagagcctGTCACAGCTTAGGGAAACCTATCACAGCTATAGGGACCCATCATAGCTAAAAAAATCTAGGTCTCCAAatcatggtaaaattctagacgtttccatacttttatgtgtcaaAACcgtagtaaaattccatgtgtttaaggcatggtaatattttttgtgaaagctaAAGGACCGATAGGTAATAGATTGAGGGAACCTACCACACCTggagggaccctatcacagctcCAGAGAACCTGTCACAGCTTGGGGGATCATATCACAGCTATAGGGACCCGTCATAGCTGAAAAAATCTATGTCTCCAAatcatggtaaaattctagagtTTTCTATACTTTTATATGTCCAAACTATAGAAAATTTTATGTGTTGAAGGCATGATAATATTTTTTGTGAAAACTTATAGACCGAcaggtcatagctagagggaccctatcacacctagagggaccctatcatAGCTCGAGAGAGCGTGTCACACCTCGAGGAaccctatcacagctcgagagagcctGTCATAGGTGAAAAAATCTAGGACTCAACCAttgtaaaattctagactttcatacttttatgtgtccaaaccatagtaaaattccatgtatTCAAGGCATGTAATAGCTGTCATAGGTTCCCCCAACCTGTGATaggctctctcgagctgtgatagggtccctAAAGGTGTGGTAGGGTCCCACTAGCTATGACCTATCGGTCCTCCAGCTTTCACAAAAATATTTCCATGccttgaacacatggaattttactacgatttggacacataaaagtatggaaaaaactagaattttaccataatTTAGAGACCTAGATTTTTTCAACTATGATGGGTCCCTATTGTTGTGATAGGTTCCCTCAAGGTGTGACAGGCTCTCTCGAGCTATGATAGGGTCCATCTAGGTGTGGTGGGGTCTCTCTAGGTGTGACCTGTTGGTCTTCATGctaaaacaaaaaatattaccatgccTTGAACACATGGAAGTTTATTAcagtttggacacataaaagtatgaaaAAGTCTAAAATTTTATCATAGTTTGGAGACCTAGATTTTTTCAGAGTGATGGGTCCCTATAGTTGTGATAGGTTCTCCCAAGCTGTGACAAGTtctctcgagctgtgatagggtccctccAGGTGTGGTAGGGTCCCTCCAGGTGTGACCTATCGGTCCTCAAGCtataacaaaaaaatattatcatGTCTTGAACACATGGAAGTTTGCTAcagtttggacacataaaagtatggagaagtctagaattttaccatggtttgatGACCTAGTTTTTTTCAGCTATGGTGGGTCCCTATAGCTATGATAGGTTCCCCCGAGCTATGACAGGCTCGAGCTGTGACGGGTCTCTATagctgtgatagggtccctccAGGTGTGACCTGTCGATCCTCAagcttttataaaaaatattatcatgCCTTGAACACATGGAGTTTTACTACAGTTTTGgacacacataaaagtatggaaaagtctagaattttatcATGGTTTAGAGACCTGGATTTTTTTCAGTTGTGATGGGTCCCTATAGTTGTGATAGGTTCTCCCAAGCTATGATAGGCTCTCTCTAGCTGTGATAGGGTTTGtcggtcctcaagctttcacaaaaaatatTATCATACCTTGAACACATGAAATTTTACTATGATTTGGACATATAAAAGTATAGtaaagtctagaattttaccatgatTTGGAGACCTAGATTTTTTCACGTGTGACGGGTCCCTATAGTTGTGATAGGTTCTCCCAAGTTATGTGACAGGTtctctcgagctgtgatagggtccctccAGGTGTGGCAGGTTCCCTCAATCTTTGACCTATCGGTCCTCcagctttcacaaaaaatattaccatgccttgaacacatggaattttactatagttttgacacataaaagtatgaaaaaatctagaattttaccataatTTGGAGACCTACATGTTTTTAGCTATGACAGGTCCCTATAGCTATGATAGTTTTCCCCAAGTTGTGACAGGCTCTCTTgagctgtgatagggtccctctaggTGTGGTAGGGTCCCTCCAGGTGTGACCTAtcggtcctcaagctttcacaaaaaatatTATCATGCCTTGAATATATaaaattttactatggtttggacacataaaagtatagaaaaatctaaaattttaccATGATTTGGAGACCTAGATTTAACTGTGACGGGTCCCTATAGCTGTGATAGGTTCCCCAAGTTGTGACaggctctctcgagctgtgatagggtcTCCCTAGGTGTGACCTAtcggtcctcaagctttcacaaaaaaatgtTACCATGCCTTGAACACAtagaattttactatggtttggacacataagagtatggaaaagtctaaaattttaccatggtttagAGACTTAAATTTTTTTCAGTTGTGATAGGTTCCATCTAGCTGCGACAGGCTCTCTATAGGTGTGATAGGTTCCATCATgctgtgatagggtccctcaAGCTGTGATAGGGTCTCTATAGCTGTGATAGGTTCCCTCAAGTTGTGACAAGGTCTCCTGAGATGTGATAGGGACAATCTAGCTGTGACAAGCGTTAACAAGGACCCTGTTGCTGTGACAAGCTATGACAAAGGCTCTTTAGCTATGACAAGCTGTGATAAGGGCTCTGTAGCTATGACAGGCTATCACAAGGACCCTATAGCTGTGACAGGCTGTGACAATGGCCCTGTAGCTGTGACACGCTATGACAAAGACTCTATCATGCACTAAAGGgcttgtagtaggggttacAAGTTAGGTGTGAGAGAAGGAACATGTCCTAGGTCTCGGCACCGTGAGTGAGAAGATGAATATGGGTGGCAGCGTGCTCTTGCTCTCCTGTGAATATCTGGGTGTGTGGCTTGTTGTAGCTCGCCTTTCAGTAGGGTCTTGCCCTTTCCTTTTATAGTTCTTAAGGGGGTAGTGGATACATGTGTTCGTGTTATAGTGCTATGATCTCGATCAAAGGTTGGGGTGAGGTATGGTGTCATATAGTGGTAGAGTGGCTCTACATTCAATACGGTGCAGTTGGTTGTAGTCGTCGTATGGGTGCACCTATTCCACTAGCTTTCATGTCGAGCCATACTGGCTCTATGGATGGGATGTCCATACCTGTAGCAGTCGTGCCGACCTCTGTTCACTATCCAACATGGACACTCGAGGCCTCCTCCCCCACGGACCACGTCCTAGAATCCAATGGATGCGTGGCTATAGGAGCCTAATTGACATCTGAGCGTCGTCTCTATACTCGGTCGTACGTATAGTGACGGGAGTAGGTAGCACAGCGATGGGAGTGGATAACACAGGGGAGTAGGTAGCACAGCGACGGGAGTGGATAGCACAATATTTGTTATGCGTTGCTCTACGCATCATGAGCGTGAGCGTGGGGATTTAACCTGTGTCCCATCTTGCTGCTCCATGGTTTTGTAGTGGATGACGTTATAGGATGTCTCGAGCACACCAATGGGGGAAAAGCGCTCGAGCCCTGGGGTCGGGTGAGGCATAAATCACTCTGTGTTCTCCAAGGCTCCAGTATCGGACCTTGGGCGAGGCGGAGATGGTTCAATCTGGCCCGAGAACTAAGGGTTGAGTCTCGGGCAAGACGGAACTGGTAGGCTGGTCTCGATTTCATCAAGGCTTGGTGATCGGGTCTCTGGTGAAGCGAGGAATGACTATATAGCCTATTCGGCCTACTGTAAAAAGGGGAGAATGAGATCTTTAGCTCTTGCCTTGGGTACCCCGGGTTATGATACCTGACAAGTCTACTTCGCCCCTAAACTATAAAACTGGATATTCTATCTCTGAacttttcaaaaccggtcaaataaccctctcgagtggttttggagggtgattttgtctttttcttttttatttatttttaccgaatctttgaaaattcataacaaatcatagaaaaatcataaaataaaacaatctaattttgttggactccagatgagtagatctacatgaatatataatatactatgctttagtataaagtttttgttgtaactttaaatctatatttttctataattcatatatgaatattttaattaattacGGAAAAACATAGATACGAAGCTAtaataaaaactttgtactaaagcaatactacattatatattcactgtgtagatacTCATCGAGagtaaaaaaattagatttcccgttttatgatttttcaaagatttaataaaaataaataaaaagaaaaggacaaaaGCAACCTTTTAAACTgctcgagggggttatttgaccggttttagaAAATTTAAAGGTAGAATATTTAGTTTTATAGTTTGGGAGTaaagtaggccttgtttagtttcccaaaaattttgcaaaattttttagattccccgtcacatcaaatctttagacatatgcatggagtattaaagatgaaaattaaaactaattgcacagtttggtcgaaattgacgagacgaatcttttgaacctagttagtccataattggacaatatttgtcaaggccttgtttagttccaaaatattttgcaaaatggacactgtaactttttcgtttgtatttgacaaatattatccaattatggactaactaggctcaaaagatttgtctcgtcaattccgaccaaactgtgcaattagtttttatttttgtctatatttagtacttcatgcatgtgtctaaagattcgatgtgacggagaatctaaaaaattttgcaaaattttttgggaactaaacaaggcccaaatacaaatgaaagtgttactattcctattttgtaaaaaattttggaactaaacaagaccgtaGTCGATAGTTTTGGGGTGAGGGGGtggtggtggactggtggtggtggtggtagtggtttgAGAAGAGAAGATGCAGCCCATGATCAGCCCAAGGCGGCCGGGATATTTACATTTTTACCATTATTAAGAATGCCACTTATCCGAATATCACTCTTAGAATCGCCCTTACATATATACCATTGGAGAGAGAAGAAATCTTACAAGTTTACCAAAAATGAACCTTTTTGCTGCTGTGGCGTGCCAGGTCAAGGTGCCAGCATGGCGATGCATTGTGAAAAGACGAAGCTACCCTTGCTCTGctgctctctctccctctctgacGACAGGGTCCCACATCTCCTCTCACCGCCATGTGGACCCAACTCGTCAGCTTCATCTCCCACCTCCAACACCTGAAGCAGGGATGTCAGGACTTCGGTTTGACGCATCGCCACCATCATGGGTGTCGCATGGAGCTTCTCCATCTGACTTAAGAAGAACGTATATGCATATATGGCCATCGGGGCTTCTCCATCTATCTTCATTAGCACATACACCTTGCACGGACCCTCGCCGAAGAAACTCTTGCACAACAGCAAACTCGAGCGGTCGAGGACGACAAGAAAGGCAACGCGCGTGATGCTAGCTCCACCCGGCGGTAGCGCTGGTCGCCTTGTGCGCCACACCAGCCCGTGACCCTGTCATGCCTGCTGCCCGATGTGGCACCAGCCACCGACATCAGCAGAGGAAGCCATCTTCGTCCCTGTACGCACGCGACGAGCACAAGCAGCCAGATGCCCTCGCCCGCGTCCTCCACACCAAGGCAGCTCGAATCCAGGTCAGGTTCGCCACTCCTGCTGCTTGCTGTTCGCCATGAGATCTCTCCCGTGCTTTATGAGACCATCTCTTGGCTCCTCATCTACTGCACCACCACATACAACTCCCTTCGTGGCCGCCGGGAAGGAGGTGCGCAAGCGCTCGGCTGTGGTGGCTGTTGGAGAGGGAGGGGCCGTGGCGGAGCTGCTCGCGCTAGCACCAGAGTTGCTCGTGCGGGAGGTTGGGGATGAAGTTGACAAGTTGGGCCCACATGGCGGTGAGAGGAGCTATGGGACCATGCTgtcagagagggagagagaaaggAGCAAGGCAAGGGCAGCTTCGTCTTTTCGCAATGCATCGCCACGCTGGCACCCTGACCTGGCACGCCACACCAGCAAAAAGGTCTGTTTTTGATAAacttgtaaggccttgtttaggccctgtttagttttccacctaaaattttttcatccatcccatcgaatctttagacacatgcatggaacattaaatgtagataaaaaaataaattaattacacagtttagttgagaatcgcgagacgaatcttttaagcctagttactccatgattagccttaaatgctacagtaacccacatatgctaatgacagattaattatgcttaataaatttgtcttgcagtttcctgacgaggtatgtgatttatttttttattagtttctaaaaacccctcccgacatccttccgacacatccgatgtgacacccaaaaatttttcgttcccaatctaaacaggcccttagttcccaaaaaattttgcaaaatttttcagattcctcgtcacatcgaatctttagacacatgcatgaagtactaaatatagacaaaaataaaaactaattgcacagtttggtcggaattgacgagataaatcttttgagcctagttagtccatgattggataatatttgtcaaatacaaacgaaaaagctacagtgtccattttgcaaaatattttggaactaaacaaggcctaaaatttcTTCTCTCTTGAATGGTATATATGTAAGAGCAATTCTAagagtaagcctgggcattcgggttacccgattttttcgggtcgggtaattcaaaattcgggtaatgaaaattgttacccgatattagttccgaaaaaacactacccgcaatttcgggtacccgctaattcgggttcgggttcgggtattcccgatttacccgaattttcaaaaaacaacacactatacaaaatttcaatagcaatttatatataatttcagcagcaatttgtatagaatttcaatagcattttgtagagaataatatgttactatcacttgttcgaacaaagagaattatattataataaatTGATATGTTCTAATATTTAACtatcaacacatgataaatacaaagatatagacaaatattcgggtaattcgggtagttcgggtaccgggggatattacccgaattacccaaactaatttcgggtaatcaaaatcgctatccgaatttaggatcgggtacctcgggttcgggtaattcgggtttggatccgggtaattcgggtacgggTAATGGGTATTGGGTAATTTGCCCAGGCCTATCTAAGAGTGATATTCGGATAGGTGGCATTCTTAATAATGGTAAAAATGTAAATGTCCCGGTGGCCCCTGTCATGCCTTCTACTTCAATCTCCTCTGCCAGCGCAGCGGGGAAAGGAGGGTCGAAAGCTAtgcagccgccgccgcagcttCCGGCGGCTTTGCCGGTAGGGTTCCGCTTCCGCCCGACGGACGAGGAGCTGGTGCGGCACTACCTCAAGCCCAAAATCGCGGGTCACGCGCACGCGGACCTGCTCCTCATCCCCGATGTCGACCTCTCGGCGTGCGAGCCCTGGGAGCTGCCCGCTAAGGCCCTCATCAGGTCCGGCGACCCCGAGTGGTTCTTCTTCGCGCCCCTCGACCGCAAGTACCCCGGCGGCCACCGCTCCAACCGCTCCACCGCTGCCGGGTACTGGAAGGCCACGGGCAAGGACCGCCTCATCCGCTCGCGCCGAGCAGGGACCCTCATCGGCGTCAAGAAGACGCTCGTCTTCcacagaggcagggcgccccgAGGCCACCGCACCGCTTGGATCATGCACGAGTACCGCACGGCCGAGCCCCAGCTCCAGCAAGGCCAAAACGTTTGTTTTGCTGGCTACCCATTTCCATTTGACTACTGCTGCCCCGGGCTGATTACAATCATTTCTTTGTTTCTACTCTATCGACAGGGTAGCTTCGTGCTCTACCGCCTATTCAACAAGAACGAGGGGGAATCCGAAGCCTCAGATGCCGCTGATTCACCGTCCACATCATCTCCGGCAATCGCGCCAGCGGTGAAAGCTGAGAATTTGAGCCAGCCGGCTTCTGCcaaaatgtctcatcttcttgcaACTGTCAGTAGCAATGAGCCAACATCCAACCAGGTGCAGTAGAGTACCCTTGCATTGGTCTAAGTTAAGATCTCATGCCAATGCACGCTGCATATTGATTCATGGTGTAACTGTAACCTAAAGCAGGGAGATGATCATCTTCTGGATGTGTTATCCCAGCTTCCAGACTTACAGCGTGAGCATAAATTCGACGGATTCCCTACAATCACCTCTCCGATGCGTCCTTACACTGATCATCCTTTTCTTGGCAATGCTGGCGAGCAAGATCTTTCAGTGTATATAGATAGTATCATTGCTCATCAGGATCTGGAGGACTTGTTGGCCAGCCCTTGTTTGGCTGATATGGTTGAGCAGGCCACTGTAAATGTTGAGCCCCACCCTACTTCTCTACCCATTCTAGACAACAGCTCAAACAGCAAGAGATTGGCTGAAAATAGCCGTGGAAAAGTTGGTTCTGAAACGTTGCTCCTAATCAAGGTTAGGATCATTTTGTCTTCACTTTATCCATCTTGGGATTCATGCCTCAACATAATTCCTAGTTTCCTTTTCAAACAAAGGGTACAGATGACACAGGTGCTGCTGCTTCCTGTTCTGCAACCAAAATACTACAAGCTGATAAAGACAATATTAATCATCACACAGGAGCTCAGAGTAACTTGGCTTCcaatgcatcagctcaagtgtCCCACTTTTACAACCAATATCAACTTCAATCGGCATTCATTCCTGAAACGGAACCACCAAATAGTGGAGCCTTGTGCTCTGCAGCTTCCTTGACTCCTTATCCCCAGCACTTGTTCAATGGTATGGTAGCACCGGCTAGGATTGACATTTCAGATTCAGATGTCTTTAATGGACTCCAAGGATGGGCAGCGGAACCTTCTAAGGATCCACACCAAGGGAATGCACCAAGAAGGATCCGCCTTGTGCACTCTATTCAGAGGGCATCAGTAATTGAGCCTGTACTAACTTCTCATTTGGAGGGTGAAGATGAAGCAGGATTATGTTACAGCACAGACAGTTCATCCACCAACAATAACGAGGATTATGCCAATGTGTTCTCCCAATCTATGGTTCGACTCTACCTTCCCATAACTCCATTTACTGACGCTAGTATTAACTGGATTAATATGGTCTTGATCAGGCTGGAGAAGCAATGCATATTCAAGGTGGAGGGGTGATACCTACTCAAGTAGTTTCATCGACGGAAATTACAGAAAAGCTACAAGATTTCACACTTGATGGTAGTATATTGCAATTTCCATTAAAATGGCTCTTGTGCTCTCTGAACTTAGGATataatattaattataaaaaaaactatGGTTCAGGTAGCGAGGTCAAAAATATTTTGTATATTCCATGGAGTTCTTCACACTCAGGATGGGCGTTCATTGCTACCTGACATTTTGGGTCGGGTTTTTTGGTCTTCTTTTTATTCAGTCTTTAGATATTGAGAACTGAAGTTAGCATGGGAGTATCAGTGAACCGAGGATTCGGTCTTGGGTTCTGACCGAACAAACCGAGATGAGTAGATACAATAATATAGATGGGGCTGTAGAGGATCCCTGGCATACCCATCTTGGTGCTGAAGCCAGATAGAGGCCGGAAGGAATACATGGTGGTGGATCTCTGTCCAGGCGGTCATTGCGGATGGATGGTGGATGGGAAAAGCGCAGGGTCCATGTAGCTGGCGTTGATTTCGAGCGATGAGCATGAGGCACGAAGGCAAGATGCTGCAGCACGAGGGGCGCTATTGAGAGGAGATAGGAGACAACTCAGAGGGGCACGATTGAGAGGAGACTGCAACTCAGATGGCAGCACAAAGGAAGTGCCGAGCAGGTGGTGGGACGGAGACTGGTGCTGGCATGCTGCACACCAGCTGTGGGGTGCCATTTCCCTCAGGCGGCCAGGCGGAGGACACGAGATCGGGAGGCAGAGAGCAAATGGTGGTGGGGACTTGGGGATAAGGACGAGCAGAATAGCAGATGATGACGATAGTTCGGGTACTTCGGGAATTCGGGTATTCAGTGGTGCAGACCGAATAGGCTTCTATAAAAATTgatgtttccaaacttgagacTGATATAAGAATCGACGACTGAATGTTTGGGTGTTTCGGTCTCGGTTTTTTTTTCAGACTTCACACATTGATTTGCTTTTTCCTCATTTATTTGCGGCAAATTGCAAAGCTATGCTCTTATCAGTGGCTTTTACACAACTTGGGCTGTGGGGTCACTTCTgttaggaaaaaaaaaacagttggATTGCTTCCTCATAtcgtagagtctaaagttagctTTTCACATTAATACTCAATGGCATGTGACCAGAGACAGTTCTGCCTGTATTGCCTTGGGATGCTATTAACAAGATGCTGTAAAACCTGACCTTCTCCATATAATATATGTTGGAGCAAATAGATATCCCACTTGCATGGCTGCAACTTGAGCTGTATCTGAGATTTTGGTAATTTTGTTTTGCAGAAGGTACACTGCTACATGGTGAGCTACATCATGGAGGCAATCTCAAGCAGCGGCACAAACAGGAACATACGGAGGAGACCAGCCAGGATGTCCGTGAGGGCATGCAGCAGAGCGTCCATGTGACTGGAGTGGCAGTGCCATCCTTGAGAAGACAACGAGAGTCTGCACGGATTGGTTCAGTTGTGCGGTTGCTCTTTTTGGCCCTCGTCGTCATCCTTGTATTTGTAGGATTATGGAAATGTAGCTCGTACAAGTTGTTTCATTAGCAGCTACCATTTGTGATTCAGGGGTAACAGTACATTAGTAGCTAGTGGTCATGTTTACCTTGTTAGTCTCGGGACCGAAGGAGCAGGGTAAGGTGTCTGTAGGATTCACAATGCTCCTCCGGTGTATATTTGGCTGGCTTCACAGAGTCAGAAATGTAAGAGTTGTGAAGTAGCCTGTTGCCTTGTTGATAGGATGGAACTTGTGTAGATGAGTTGCAAGGTGTGAGTGTTGCATATATTGTAGCTAGGATGAGTTAGAAACGTTGAGATGTGTGTGGCGTCAAGTGTTTGTTGTAGTTTACTGTACTTATTATGTGGATGGATCATGTTCATGCAAATAAAAGAATATAATGCAGAGCACAATCTGCGGGTCTCTGCTACATATTGTCATGCCATGTGTTTGAGTAGAAGCAGACCGAAAGCGATCCCCATGAAGGTGGCGATGGCGATCCCAAAGATGCCCGCAAGGATTCCTGGAACCACCAGTGAGGTCCATCCCTTGGCGGTGGCCATGCCGCAGGCCGTGGTGGGGCCGCCCACGTTGGCATTGGACGCTATGAGCAGCAGCTTGGTGTGGAGGCCGAGCAGGTTCCCGACGCCAAGGGTCACCAGGAGGTGCACCGCGATCTGCACGGAAGCGAAGGCAAAGATGCTAGGGCTGGTGCtgatgacattgccgatgcttcCATTGGCTCCCACAACAGCGAAGAAGACCTGCATCAGAATGACGGCCACGGGCTCGGCCGACGGCGCCAGGACGCCGAGGTGGCAAGGGAACAGTGTTGCCAAAGCCACCACGATTGCTGTTATGCACGGAAGGCTTCCCCCCGGAACGCCCAGCACGGTCGTCGCCAGCTTGCCTGCCTTGCATATGGCGAATGCCGCAGCCATGGCCACGGCGCTGTGGGCAAGCACAACGGGTTGCTGGTGGTGGTCACTGTCACCACCAACCGAATGGTCTTCCGCGGGGATCCTCGCAGCTATTGCAAAGATGCTTGTGAAGTAGAGTGCGCAGATGATGTTGTCGGCGGCCAGCCCGGCTGCCAGCACTGACGGAGAAACCTCGAGAGCTTCAGAAACAGCAACGTAGTTGACAGCTGAAATGAAACACAAGTCAGTGGCAAACAGGACGTACGGTACGGTAGAGGCATGTCAACCTCACCTCCCCCGATGTGGCGGCTCATCAGCGCCGCCGCGATCTTCCAGTTATCCGGCCCTAGCGAGCGCATGGGGACGAGCAGGAACGCCACCACAGTGCCAATCGTTGTTGCCACTGCACACACAATAATGACG is part of the Sorghum bicolor cultivar BTx623 chromosome 10, Sorghum_bicolor_NCBIv3, whole genome shotgun sequence genome and harbors:
- the LOC8069252 gene encoding NAC domain-containing protein 69 isoform X2, translated to MPSTSISSASAAGKGGSKAMQPPPQLPAALPVGFRFRPTDEELVRHYLKPKIAGHAHADLLLIPDVDLSACEPWELPAKALIRSGDPEWFFFAPLDRKYPGGHRSNRSTAAGYWKATGKDRLIRSRRAGTLIGVKKTLVFHRGRAPRGHRTAWIMHEYRTAEPQLQQGQNGSFVLYRLFNKNEGESEASDAADSPSTSSPAIAPAVKAENLSQPASAKMSHLLATVSSNEPTSNQGDDHLLDVLSQLPDLQREHKFDGFPTITSPMRPYTDHPFLGNAGEQDLSVYIDSIIAHQDLEDLLASPCLADMVEQATVNVEPHPTSLPILDNSSNSKRLAENSRGKVGSETLLLIKGTDDTGAAASCSATKILQADKDNINHHTGAQSNLASNASAQVSHFYNQYQLQSAFIPETEPPNSGALCSAASLTPYPQHLFNGMVAPARIDISDSDVFNGLQGWAAEPSKDPHQGNAPRRIRLVHSIQRASVIEPVLTSHLEGEDEAGLCYSTDSSSTNNNEDYANVFSQSMAGEAMHIQGGGVIPTQVVSSTEITEKLQDFTLDGSEVKNILYIPWSSSHSGWAFIAT
- the LOC8069252 gene encoding NAC domain-containing protein 69 isoform X1 translates to MPSTSISSASAAGKGGSKAMQPPPQLPAALPVGFRFRPTDEELVRHYLKPKIAGHAHADLLLIPDVDLSACEPWELPAKALIRSGDPEWFFFAPLDRKYPGGHRSNRSTAAGYWKATGKDRLIRSRRAGTLIGVKKTLVFHRGRAPRGHRTAWIMHEYRTAEPQLQQGQNGSFVLYRLFNKNEGESEASDAADSPSTSSPAIAPAVKAENLSQPASAKMSHLLATVSSNEPTSNQGDDHLLDVLSQLPDLQREHKFDGFPTITSPMRPYTDHPFLGNAGEQDLSVYIDSIIAHQDLEDLLASPCLADMVEQATVNVEPHPTSLPILDNSSNSKRLAENSRGKVGSETLLLIKGTDDTGAAASCSATKILQADKDNINHHTGAQSNLASNASAQVSHFYNQYQLQSAFIPETEPPNSGALCSAASLTPYPQHLFNGMVAPARIDISDSDVFNGLQGWAAEPSKDPHQGNAPRRIRLVHSIQRASVIEPVLTSHLEGEDEAGLCYSTDSSSTNNNEDYANVFSQSMAGEAMHIQGGGVIPTQVVSSTEITEKLQDFTLDEGTLLHGELHHGGNLKQRHKQEHTEETSQDVREGMQQSVHVTGVAVPSLRRQRESARIGSVVRLLFLALVVILVFVGLWKCSSYKLFH
- the LOC8069252 gene encoding uncharacterized protein LOC8069252 isoform X3, which translates into the protein MSTSRRASPGSCPLRPSSGPATPSGSSSRPSTASTPAATAPTAPPLPGTGRPRARTASSARAEQGPSSASRRRSSSTEAGRPEATAPLGSCTSTARPSPSSSKAKTFVLYRLFNKNEGESEASDAADSPSTSSPAIAPAVKAENLSQPASAKMSHLLATVSSNEPTSNQGDDHLLDVLSQLPDLQREHKFDGFPTITSPMRPYTDHPFLGNAGEQDLSVYIDSIIAHQDLEDLLASPCLADMVEQATVNVEPHPTSLPILDNSSNSKRLAENSRGKVGSETLLLIKGTDDTGAAASCSATKILQADKDNINHHTGAQSNLASNASAQVSHFYNQYQLQSAFIPETEPPNSGALCSAASLTPYPQHLFNGMVAPARIDISDSDVFNGLQGWAAEPSKDPHQGNAPRRIRLVHSIQRASVIEPVLTSHLEGEDEAGLCYSTDSSSTNNNEDYANVFSQSMAGEAMHIQGGGVIPTQVVSSTEITEKLQDFTLDEGTLLHGELHHGGNLKQRHKQEHTEETSQDVREGMQQSVHVTGVAVPSLRRQRESARIGSVVRLLFLALVVILVFVGLWKCSSYKLFH